One window from the genome of Pyrobaculum ferrireducens encodes:
- a CDS encoding transcription factor has protein sequence MAEEERTVERIHVEERAGKQILVIRWNTGKTSAGRLFGRYGAGGRPDFFRLLFGAVAGSLREKFGPQGEEIFNKIRDSEEFRRTSREIFDEMKEWFFNEQAPRHGLDKGDIFMVITEIELDPSTGELRWRKDKTELYYWVRSDRCQQVAAPRECKDLAEENTKLRQEVERLRAELNQIKERLASLLK, from the coding sequence ATGGCTGAGGAGGAGAGGACGGTAGAGAGGATACACGTGGAGGAGAGGGCGGGTAAGCAGATCCTCGTCATCCGGTGGAATACGGGTAAGACCTCGGCGGGGAGGCTATTCGGAAGATACGGCGCCGGGGGGAGGCCCGACTTCTTTAGGCTACTGTTTGGCGCAGTGGCGGGCTCCCTTAGGGAGAAGTTCGGGCCCCAGGGGGAGGAGATTTTTAACAAGATTAGGGACTCCGAGGAGTTTAGGAGAACCAGCAGAGAGATCTTCGACGAGATGAAAGAGTGGTTTTTCAACGAACAGGCGCCTAGACACGGCTTGGACAAAGGCGACATATTCATGGTAATAACCGAAATAGAGCTAGATCCCTCCACTGGGGAGCTCCGGTGGCGGAAAGACAAGACAGAGCTCTACTACTGGGTCAGAAGCGACAGGTGTCAACAAGTCGCGGCGCCGAGGGAGTGTAAAGACCTCGCAGAGGAAAACACGAAGCTGAGGCAGGAGGTGGAGAGGCTACGCGCCGAGCTAAACCAGATCAAGGAGAGGCTGGCTAGCCTCCTCAAGTAG
- the rimI gene encoding ribosomal protein S18-alanine N-acetyltransferase, translating to MIRRCQALDIPRILEIEYVSFKQDDVYSEDLLRFLCAYCNDHSYVYVTSGGVVGYIITCIEGNAAHVISIAVAPGYRRRGVGRALLCTALQLLATGKVAEVFLEVRVSNTPALSLYRAAGFEISEMIKSYYGDGEDGYRLVLRDKKRAREFCLDVKEKLHQV from the coding sequence GTGATTCGCCGCTGTCAAGCGCTTGACATTCCTCGTATTCTTGAAATTGAATATGTGTCGTTTAAACAAGACGACGTATATAGCGAGGATCTACTCAGGTTCTTATGCGCCTACTGCAACGATCACTCATATGTATATGTAACCTCCGGGGGCGTAGTCGGGTATATTATAACGTGTATAGAGGGCAACGCGGCGCACGTCATATCCATCGCCGTGGCGCCTGGATACCGGAGGCGCGGCGTGGGCAGGGCGTTGTTGTGCACCGCGTTGCAACTACTGGCAACAGGCAAGGTCGCCGAAGTTTTTCTCGAAGTTAGGGTTTCCAACACACCCGCGCTTAGCCTCTACAGAGCCGCTGGGTTTGAGATCTCGGAGATGATTAAGTCTTACTACGGCGATGGGGAAGACGGCTATAGGCTTGTCTTGAGAGATAAGAAAAGAGCTCGGGAGTTCTGTCTAGACGTCAAAGAGAAGCTTCACCAGGTATAG
- a CDS encoding glucodextranase DOMON-like domain-containing protein has protein sequence MNSGKMFLAVIFAALIYAQGVLTVQTATDPTEDYKGPGWFTPPQNPVFKNGTVFDLTKFEVLYNATADALVFRITFADLGGNPWGSETGFSLQYVQIYISRGFPGNPWGTVSCSVLRPDDGDVASGNAFFDEATRFFCPDPANLTQYKYTPGVRFSGQAPWDVAIFIGPKWGNETVNYVAVADVTGGIISVSPLPRVYAQGNSIVAVVPRELIPPTTRLMSDFPQPTWRYYVLVTSYDGFGPGRIRPFGPVAQEWTVGVGAANASAVLSGTVPRVLDILGPNTPLRTFTRNASAVLEPQSLSWGNFPLAYTTTTVNRIVPLTVTRTDTLTITETSYVTTTSVSTVTQTHTSYVTQTQQIYVEKPYVDPTSYAVMGLGVVAGLAGALAAARRK, from the coding sequence ATGAACTCGGGAAAGATGTTCCTAGCAGTTATATTTGCCGCATTGATATATGCACAGGGTGTGCTTACTGTACAAACGGCCACTGACCCCACTGAAGACTACAAGGGGCCTGGCTGGTTTACACCACCTCAGAACCCCGTTTTTAAAAACGGCACGGTATTCGACTTGACTAAGTTCGAGGTGCTTTACAACGCAACGGCGGATGCCCTCGTCTTTAGAATAACCTTTGCAGATCTAGGCGGCAACCCCTGGGGCTCCGAGACTGGCTTCTCGCTCCAGTACGTCCAGATATACATAAGCCGGGGGTTCCCGGGCAACCCCTGGGGCACCGTGTCCTGCTCCGTGCTTAGGCCGGACGACGGCGATGTCGCGTCTGGCAACGCCTTCTTCGACGAAGCCACCCGCTTCTTCTGTCCGGATCCGGCGAATCTAACCCAGTATAAGTACACGCCCGGCGTGAGATTTTCGGGGCAGGCTCCGTGGGATGTTGCTATTTTCATTGGGCCTAAGTGGGGTAACGAGACGGTTAACTATGTGGCTGTGGCGGACGTCACTGGCGGAATCATCAGCGTGTCTCCGCTACCCCGCGTATACGCCCAGGGCAACTCCATAGTGGCTGTTGTGCCGAGGGAGCTCATACCTCCCACCACTAGGCTGATGAGCGACTTCCCACAACCCACGTGGAGATACTACGTCTTAGTTACGTCATACGACGGCTTTGGCCCCGGCCGGATCAGGCCCTTCGGGCCGGTGGCCCAGGAGTGGACTGTGGGCGTCGGCGCGGCTAACGCCTCGGCGGTGCTCTCCGGCACCGTGCCAAGGGTCCTAGACATACTAGGGCCAAATACGCCACTCAGGACATTCACGAGGAATGCCTCCGCGGTTTTGGAGCCGCAGTCTTTGAGCTGGGGCAACTTCCCGCTGGCGTACACCACCACCACTGTGAACAGGATTGTGCCTCTGACTGTTACGAGGACCGACACGTTAACCATTACAGAGACATCCTACGTCACTACGACGTCCGTCAGTACTGTTACGCAGACTCATACTTCATACGTCACGCAGACGCAGCAGATATATGTGGAGAAGCCGTATGTCGATCCGACTAGCTACGCCGTGATGGGGCTTGGCGTCGTCGCTGGGCTGGCGGGGGCGCTTGCCGCGGCGAGGCGTAAGTAG
- a CDS encoding pyridoxal phosphate-dependent aminotransferase, translated as MRGLSPRISALRESPTRKIDELREKLKRENRDVILLSTGQPSIPPPREVREALGELLKTESMELYGYTPSQGIYEVRQAVSEDLRRLGGLEVPPEQIVLTAGGQAAMFSTLATLIEPGDEVVVTDPTYFGYRPLLEYFGAVIKPIVTSLEGGFQPDPEILKGVVSRKTKAMILVSPDNPTGRTLKEDVAKAVADLAVDYDFWLITDEAYKTLIYEGSHVYLYKMAPERTISINTFSKDPAIPGWRLGYVYGPPEVIPRIKLVNEEMVYCPPSFAQRLVAIYLRSESRTRYIREVVEIYRQKRDVAVAALRRYVPEARFVVPSGSMFVFADLSRYISDGEIFARELLERYGVAVVPGSYFSNVYKAAVRISFVTETPQRIEEGIRRIGEALRAT; from the coding sequence ATGCGAGGGCTTTCTCCCAGAATCTCGGCTCTTAGAGAGTCGCCCACCCGCAAAATTGACGAACTACGTGAAAAACTTAAGAGAGAGAACAGAGACGTAATTCTACTCTCAACAGGCCAGCCATCTATCCCACCCCCCCGCGAGGTGAGGGAGGCCCTCGGGGAACTACTCAAGACAGAGTCGATGGAGCTGTACGGGTACACGCCAAGCCAAGGTATTTATGAAGTTAGGCAGGCGGTATCAGAGGACTTGAGGAGGCTAGGCGGCCTAGAGGTGCCCCCAGAGCAGATAGTCCTAACAGCCGGGGGCCAGGCCGCCATGTTTTCCACACTGGCGACGTTAATAGAGCCGGGAGACGAAGTCGTGGTGACAGACCCCACGTATTTCGGCTATAGACCGCTGTTGGAGTACTTCGGCGCAGTTATAAAACCCATAGTCACGTCGCTGGAAGGCGGTTTTCAACCAGACCCCGAGATTTTGAAAGGTGTAGTTAGCAGAAAGACGAAGGCTATGATACTAGTAAGCCCCGACAACCCCACTGGGAGGACTCTGAAAGAGGACGTGGCCAAGGCCGTGGCAGACCTCGCCGTTGACTACGACTTCTGGCTAATAACCGACGAGGCCTACAAAACACTGATCTACGAAGGGAGCCACGTGTATCTCTACAAAATGGCGCCAGAGCGCACGATTTCAATCAATACCTTTTCTAAGGACCCGGCCATCCCCGGGTGGCGTCTTGGCTACGTATACGGGCCGCCGGAGGTGATACCCAGAATCAAGCTGGTCAACGAGGAAATGGTCTACTGCCCCCCGTCGTTCGCCCAGAGGCTCGTGGCTATCTACCTCCGCTCCGAGTCTAGGACGAGGTATATAAGGGAGGTGGTGGAGATATACCGCCAGAAAAGAGACGTCGCCGTGGCGGCGTTGAGGAGGTACGTGCCAGAGGCGAGGTTTGTGGTGCCGTCGGGGTCCATGTTCGTATTTGCAGACCTCTCGCGGTACATAAGCGACGGGGAGATCTTCGCGAGGGAGTTGCTGGAAAGGTACGGAGTCGCGGTGGTCCCCGGCTCCTACTTCAGCAATGTGTACAAAGCCGCTGTACGTATCTCCTTCGTGACGGAGACGCCGCAGAGGATTGAGGAGGGGATTAGGAGGATCGGCGAGGCGCTTAGAGCCACGTGA
- a CDS encoding 8-oxo-dGTP diphosphatase gives MILVETLLYLVRGGEVLLILKKRGLGAGLYNGVGGKVKPGETPEEAAVREAVEEIGVKPLQLNWGGLLEFWNFVDGGVESVHYVHVFTSNSYVGEPRESEEAIPQWFRKEEVPYDKMWEDDRYWLPVVLGGGRIYGRFEFQKWKLRRWSLYLLEEASQPLLDLV, from the coding sequence GTGATACTTGTAGAGACGCTTCTGTACCTGGTCAGGGGCGGGGAGGTCCTTCTGATCCTAAAGAAGCGGGGACTCGGGGCGGGCCTCTACAACGGCGTAGGCGGCAAGGTGAAGCCGGGGGAGACGCCGGAGGAGGCCGCCGTGAGGGAGGCCGTGGAGGAGATCGGCGTGAAACCGTTGCAGCTGAATTGGGGCGGCCTTCTTGAGTTTTGGAATTTTGTAGACGGCGGCGTTGAGTCCGTCCACTACGTCCACGTGTTTACGTCGAATAGCTACGTGGGGGAGCCGCGGGAAAGCGAGGAGGCCATCCCCCAGTGGTTTAGGAAAGAGGAGGTGCCTTACGACAAGATGTGGGAAGACGACCGCTACTGGCTCCCTGTTGTGCTGGGAGGAGGGCGGATCTACGGGAGGTTTGAGTTTCAAAAATGGAAGTTGAGGAGGTGGAGCCTCTACCTACTTGAGGAGGCTAGCCAGCCTCTCCTTGATCTGGTTTAG
- a CDS encoding radical SAM protein, protein MYYNMVFRGGFARGCELCLLGAKSVIFITGLCPLSCFYCPVGAERFGRDVVYVNDVPVQRLEDIPKIVAEYASDGAAVTGGDPSVVAERVKVVADILKREFGDGFHIHMYTHILNLNGKRVGILASSRVDEVRIHITSRGQAAGREKYLKALAAAGKTLGAEVPALPGYEREIADAVNALAPYISFVNINELDVSESNVERLRAAGFRVEGLNVAGSLEAARKIAEMVAVPAHVCTGRSKDIVQIGSRLFRHAMATAAPNEYVRDDGAVYYDEGGAHPRSLKASNIKIRLTVGTKKLEI, encoded by the coding sequence GTGTATTACAACATGGTGTTTAGAGGGGGCTTCGCAAGGGGGTGCGAGCTGTGCCTCCTGGGCGCCAAAAGCGTAATATTTATCACAGGCCTCTGTCCCCTTAGCTGTTTCTACTGTCCCGTGGGCGCCGAGAGGTTCGGCCGCGACGTTGTTTATGTAAACGACGTGCCTGTACAGAGGCTGGAAGATATACCCAAAATCGTCGCAGAGTACGCCTCCGACGGCGCCGCCGTGACCGGGGGGGATCCCTCGGTGGTGGCCGAGAGAGTCAAGGTCGTGGCGGACATCTTAAAGAGAGAATTCGGCGACGGCTTCCACATACACATGTACACCCACATACTCAACCTAAACGGCAAAAGAGTCGGCATCTTGGCGTCCAGCCGGGTGGACGAGGTTAGGATACACATAACGTCGAGGGGGCAGGCGGCTGGGAGGGAGAAGTATCTAAAGGCCCTTGCCGCGGCTGGGAAAACCCTCGGCGCCGAGGTGCCGGCCCTGCCGGGATATGAAAGAGAAATCGCCGATGCCGTCAACGCCTTGGCGCCCTACATAAGCTTCGTAAACATCAACGAGCTAGACGTCTCTGAAAGCAACGTGGAGAGGCTGAGGGCCGCGGGGTTCAGAGTGGAGGGCCTCAACGTGGCTGGGAGCCTAGAGGCGGCGAGGAAGATAGCCGAGATGGTGGCTGTGCCGGCCCACGTATGTACAGGCCGTTCGAAAGACATTGTGCAGATTGGATCACGCCTATTTAGACACGCCATGGCCACGGCCGCGCCGAACGAATATGTGCGCGACGACGGAGCCGTGTACTACGACGAGGGGGGAGCACATCCGCGAAGCCTAAAGGCGAGCAACATAAAGATAAGGCTGACAGTAGGCACGAAAAAACTCGAGATATAG
- a CDS encoding DNA double-strand break repair nuclease NurA, with amino-acid sequence MRDLLSAVLRLAELETPPRLLEIPRELSELVTPCEEGGKPIEYYAVDSGYVVQRAGPRDILIQSIVAIGRDIKRKYIVTTVTGDPHVEARIREIRFAEFINSDIVLVDGPLTPYVNTARIVGVSKDPRLARYGPRIPDADLRDKFTKLSRYVGERGVVEALLARAPSGSYLPPVDLGELAGTFFKSDWVIYVEFPKSYRPEVLCQLFRRYPIRLRLAHHLAKVNREYLKTVKIMLSTVLGAPPRFRDFL; translated from the coding sequence ATGAGAGACCTCCTATCCGCCGTGCTCAGGCTGGCTGAGTTGGAGACCCCGCCGAGGCTCCTGGAGATACCCAGAGAGCTGAGTGAATTAGTCACTCCATGTGAGGAGGGGGGTAAGCCTATTGAGTACTACGCGGTAGACTCCGGCTACGTTGTGCAGAGGGCAGGCCCACGAGACATCCTAATACAGTCAATAGTCGCCATCGGGCGAGACATCAAGAGAAAATACATCGTCACTACAGTGACGGGCGATCCCCACGTCGAAGCGCGCATCCGGGAAATACGCTTTGCAGAGTTCATAAACTCAGACATAGTGCTGGTGGACGGCCCCCTCACGCCCTATGTAAACACGGCCAGAATCGTGGGGGTATCCAAAGATCCGCGGCTTGCGAGATACGGGCCGAGAATACCCGACGCAGATCTAAGAGACAAATTCACAAAACTCTCCAGATACGTAGGGGAGAGGGGAGTCGTAGAAGCTCTGTTAGCCAGAGCCCCCTCAGGCTCGTATCTACCCCCGGTGGATCTAGGGGAGCTGGCTGGCACATTTTTCAAATCAGACTGGGTAATATATGTAGAGTTTCCAAAAAGCTATAGGCCGGAGGTCTTGTGCCAGCTATTTAGGAGGTATCCCATAAGGCTGAGGCTGGCGCATCACTTGGCAAAGGTTAATAGAGAGTATCTAAAAACAGTGAAGATAATGCTGTCAACGGTACTGGGCGCGCCGCCTCGTTTCAGGGATTTTCTATAA
- a CDS encoding PaRep2b-like protein has protein sequence MEEAKKRSVDVGKALEELFSIVDQLSRGAADVDEKRLMRLVNLLEAAGGVKVPWLGPVAEAMRNWYNPARSKDERSEYAKAAFLIVWAVLQRRAHELYDKLAEMWNVRKEAAAVLKQALESNDREKWREFYSLVKRLEEAEGEVLKIAEEVANELNTIAVHLKTAAKKKGAKALEKVARWIEVDALEARRLAEATRDELSRFSGASYGTRAVAYLKAIVNDNIVGLTVLRAFAAEDLATLVANTPHGAYNKLLGRAQSVKRGQLRDLPLEERLAVELGRALRYAKVNDELKPLVEAFESGKARVEKRGEGKYVIYAGGKTAELKLLRGGGAMLYVDELTGPLADKKLAEARKAVEKYEEMLKKGKAPLPLREAQDGWLLSDVTVEETSEEGRRVVMVTASLEQVVVFLSAFGVRAGEIHWGRGERGKKPVKIYVKHFDVTSEGLRPAYQVELYDKYAEEAWDRLSAARTMPKEERERLIDFVARLLEGSGVDHEAFRQKLEKWIGEWLAKAPGLKEHRVFHTLVNSLREMARSEQDAGKREVARRRAVGMLLHAVLGDGTVTADKVVLYVGGGEEDEVPAEVKADLYYALLRALGCQPKMYKAKGTINVILYGEEAKKFARAALPHLVGLERVLEAVKRDEQIYSKVVKMIDIARAERVKAWIKDLTTEGKMLRSRLVVEADGVAAEYQMYLRKDNEVVLEFGTTNREEAERRAAVLRAVGVMVEVDKRHNKARNRDVWRIQVSTNALAAESVHEAVRKAVLEFLKQCREAGAIEEEAYRRLAAKFERGMPEWGEVRLSVDLTRGGAVVVEYRPNDPQSFSKAVEFLRKLGLRDTCESDWCFIHFTAREPREGKEGYVYITADGLKYIGWLASRGDERAQWLKEMLLKEAEVKGVKMREQLEQRFGEGEEWGRVRPPVEREVEVEGRRLKVLIEEVEAGVERGRAKELLVVKIRAKVFEGNSEVAVEKEAKFYKERRGAVRGYVNIHAGAKGGPEADYVRTAAVLKVLGVEKWSRKPNQIQLTRDALDALMRLEPVCRALGICQKA, from the coding sequence GTGGAGGAGGCTAAAAAGAGAAGTGTGGATGTGGGCAAGGCGCTTGAGGAGCTGTTTAGCATTGTTGACCAGCTCTCCAGAGGCGCGGCCGACGTGGACGAGAAGAGGCTAATGAGGCTTGTAAATCTGCTGGAGGCGGCTGGGGGCGTTAAGGTGCCTTGGCTGGGGCCTGTGGCTGAGGCTATGAGGAATTGGTACAACCCGGCGCGTAGCAAAGATGAGAGGAGTGAGTACGCCAAGGCGGCTTTTCTAATCGTTTGGGCTGTGCTTCAGCGCCGCGCCCATGAGCTGTACGACAAGTTGGCGGAAATGTGGAATGTGAGAAAAGAAGCCGCCGCGGTTTTGAAGCAGGCATTGGAGAGTAACGACAGAGAGAAGTGGAGGGAGTTCTACAGCTTAGTGAAGAGGCTGGAGGAGGCCGAGGGGGAGGTGTTGAAAATCGCTGAAGAAGTGGCGAACGAGCTTAATACCATCGCCGTCCATCTAAAAACCGCGGCTAAGAAGAAGGGCGCGAAAGCGCTGGAGAAGGTGGCGAGGTGGATAGAGGTTGACGCGTTGGAGGCGAGGAGGCTGGCAGAGGCGACTAGGGATGAACTGTCTAGATTCTCCGGCGCCAGCTACGGCACTAGGGCCGTGGCGTATCTAAAGGCCATTGTTAACGACAACATCGTTGGCTTGACTGTGCTGAGGGCTTTCGCCGCGGAGGACTTAGCCACGCTTGTTGCTAATACGCCGCACGGTGCGTACAACAAGTTGCTGGGGAGGGCGCAAAGCGTTAAACGCGGGCAGCTGAGGGACCTTCCGCTCGAGGAGAGGCTGGCGGTGGAGCTGGGCAGAGCTTTGAGATACGCAAAAGTGAATGACGAGCTGAAGCCTCTGGTGGAGGCGTTCGAGAGTGGGAAGGCGAGGGTGGAGAAGAGGGGCGAAGGCAAATACGTCATATACGCCGGCGGTAAGACTGCGGAACTGAAGCTCTTGAGGGGCGGCGGCGCTATGCTATACGTCGACGAGCTGACCGGCCCGCTGGCTGACAAAAAGCTGGCCGAGGCAAGGAAGGCTGTTGAGAAGTACGAGGAGATGCTGAAGAAGGGCAAGGCGCCTCTGCCTCTGCGCGAGGCGCAGGACGGCTGGCTGTTGAGCGATGTCACTGTGGAGGAGACTAGCGAAGAGGGGCGCAGAGTAGTTATGGTAACAGCCTCCTTGGAGCAGGTCGTGGTGTTCCTCTCCGCCTTCGGCGTAAGGGCGGGGGAGATACACTGGGGCCGAGGCGAGAGGGGGAAGAAGCCTGTCAAGATCTATGTTAAGCACTTCGACGTGACTAGCGAGGGGCTGAGGCCTGCGTACCAAGTTGAGCTTTACGACAAATACGCAGAGGAGGCGTGGGATAGGCTGTCGGCGGCGCGCACTATGCCTAAGGAGGAGAGGGAGAGGCTCATAGATTTCGTGGCTAGGCTACTAGAAGGCTCTGGCGTAGATCACGAGGCGTTTAGGCAGAAGCTGGAGAAGTGGATCGGCGAGTGGCTTGCAAAGGCGCCGGGTCTCAAGGAGCACCGGGTGTTCCACACTCTGGTGAACTCCTTGAGAGAGATGGCGAGAAGCGAGCAGGATGCTGGAAAGCGCGAGGTTGCGAGGAGGCGCGCCGTGGGTATGCTCCTCCACGCAGTGCTGGGGGACGGAACCGTGACGGCGGACAAGGTTGTGCTATACGTCGGCGGCGGGGAGGAGGATGAAGTGCCGGCGGAGGTCAAGGCGGATCTCTACTACGCACTGTTGAGGGCGTTGGGGTGCCAGCCGAAGATGTACAAAGCCAAGGGCACCATCAACGTAATTCTGTATGGCGAAGAGGCTAAGAAATTCGCCCGGGCCGCTCTGCCGCATCTAGTGGGCCTCGAACGCGTGCTTGAGGCTGTGAAAAGAGATGAGCAAATTTATTCCAAAGTTGTAAAGATGATTGACATCGCTAGGGCTGAGAGGGTCAAGGCGTGGATTAAGGACTTGACTACGGAGGGTAAGATGCTCAGGTCTAGGCTGGTAGTTGAGGCAGACGGCGTAGCGGCGGAGTACCAGATGTACCTGCGTAAAGACAATGAAGTAGTGCTTGAATTCGGCACAACTAACCGCGAAGAGGCTGAGCGGAGGGCGGCGGTGCTGAGGGCAGTGGGCGTGATGGTGGAAGTTGACAAACGCCACAACAAAGCCCGCAACCGCGACGTGTGGCGCATACAGGTCTCGACCAACGCCCTAGCCGCCGAGTCGGTACACGAGGCTGTTAGAAAGGCGGTGTTGGAGTTCCTCAAGCAGTGCAGAGAGGCTGGCGCCATCGAAGAGGAGGCGTACAGACGCCTCGCCGCGAAGTTCGAGAGGGGCATGCCGGAGTGGGGCGAGGTAAGGCTCTCTGTGGATCTGACGAGAGGCGGCGCTGTGGTTGTGGAGTACAGACCCAACGACCCCCAGTCCTTCAGCAAGGCGGTGGAGTTTCTGAGGAAGCTCGGCCTAAGGGACACATGTGAAAGCGACTGGTGCTTTATCCACTTCACGGCTAGGGAGCCTAGAGAGGGTAAGGAGGGCTATGTCTACATCACCGCCGACGGACTTAAGTACATCGGCTGGCTGGCCAGCCGCGGCGATGAGAGGGCGCAGTGGCTGAAAGAAATGTTGCTAAAGGAGGCCGAGGTTAAGGGCGTCAAGATGCGTGAACAGCTAGAGCAACGCTTCGGCGAGGGGGAAGAGTGGGGTAGAGTAAGGCCGCCCGTCGAGAGGGAGGTTGAGGTTGAGGGCAGGAGGCTAAAGGTGCTAATCGAGGAGGTGGAGGCCGGCGTAGAACGCGGCAGAGCAAAAGAGCTCTTAGTCGTCAAAATAAGGGCAAAGGTGTTTGAGGGGAACAGCGAAGTAGCGGTAGAGAAGGAGGCGAAGTTTTACAAAGAGAGGCGCGGTGCCGTGAGAGGCTACGTCAACATACACGCCGGCGCCAAGGGTGGGCCAGAGGCGGACTACGTGAGGACGGCGGCTGTGTTGAAGGTCTTGGGGGTGGAGAAGTGGAGCAGAAAACCAAATCAGATACAGCTCACCAGAGACGCCCTGGATGCGCTGATGAGGCTGGAGCCTGTGTGCAGAGCTTTGGGCATATGCCAAAAAGCTTAA
- a CDS encoding metallophosphoesterase yields the protein MRGVVLSLRREKILLLADTHVGYEVELRRERGINVMSQTRKLIDGVLELVDHHGVTSVAILGDVKHELPVPRESVEEVKTFLRAVARKVPLLLIPGNHDSLLQEIASGIEGVEVAPARGVLLEKYLLFHGHVKPAKEDLERAEGVIMGHTHPAVVIRDELGYAVKEPAILKIYASRTKICKALYEEPCRRRGRVKVVVLPASHPLITGVDVREIPKMAAEGRTFLKYIEWNPESVEIYLTDFTFVGTLSDITNIV from the coding sequence GTGAGAGGCGTGGTGCTGAGCCTCCGCCGCGAGAAGATCCTGCTACTAGCCGACACCCACGTGGGGTACGAGGTAGAGTTGAGGAGGGAACGCGGGATAAATGTTATGAGCCAGACCCGGAAGCTGATCGACGGCGTTCTCGAGCTTGTGGATCACCACGGCGTAACCTCGGTGGCTATATTAGGCGACGTGAAGCACGAGCTCCCGGTGCCCCGGGAAAGCGTCGAGGAGGTAAAGACGTTCCTCAGAGCCGTGGCGAGAAAGGTGCCGCTCCTCCTAATACCAGGCAACCACGACTCCCTCCTTCAGGAGATTGCAAGCGGCATAGAGGGCGTCGAGGTGGCGCCGGCCAGGGGGGTACTGCTTGAGAAGTACCTGCTCTTCCACGGACATGTAAAGCCGGCTAAGGAGGATTTAGAGCGGGCGGAGGGGGTTATCATGGGCCATACACACCCCGCCGTGGTGATTAGAGACGAGCTAGGCTACGCCGTGAAGGAGCCGGCGATACTCAAGATATATGCCTCACGAACGAAAATATGTAAAGCCCTCTACGAGGAGCCGTGTAGGAGGCGCGGCAGAGTTAAGGTGGTGGTGCTACCGGCTAGCCACCCATTGATTACAGGCGTCGACGTTAGAGAGATACCCAAAATGGCCGCCGAGGGACGTACATTTCTCAAATACATAGAGTGGAACCCGGAAAGCGTAGAGATCTACCTAACCGATTTTACATTTGTAGGAACTCTGTCAGACATAACCAACATAGTCTAG